One region of Sphingomonas bisphenolicum genomic DNA includes:
- a CDS encoding TonB-dependent receptor yields MTLSASAMALAMAHTAVAQDNGSADNGYNEIIVTAQKRAQSLQDVSVAVSAIGADTLANAGISNLQDMQQLVPSVTFGNDFNQAKVFIRGVGANTSTTGSSTGVALHVDGAYVARAEAQLTSLFDVERVEVLRGPQGSLYGRNAVGGSINIITAKPTDRLSGYARLSYGNYQALTTEAAVSGPVADWLRLRLAAKSEVRDGYGKDPFNNWDVDDLNRKMVRGQAQILFSEKADLLLSAEYFRQDDNSGAVHYYGDAFPGVARLAPLGPAGIATKPRDLGSDEPPSVNTKSQSYTATFNWEFSDAFSITNVANYRDFKTQLIQDLDISAVVNRLPTATTVQTRTINSKQWSNEFQVKYDSDIVNGVVGLYYFGEHQRPRDQVGLTSSYGMASNIGFLATRPTIIDGKVAAPGSIGLAYADYLCGFSDGVAPNRVCLRSRLNTEAWAAFGQLNFDLEKAIGLNNLTLKLGGRFSHEKVSTANMSVVMTANANPAVGSVLAYTDAPYTEGGTYRQKTFKDFTPEIGLNWQPNGNTLLYYTYSEGFKAGSGENAAGSSTIVKPEKMKNHEVGAKLDLFDRMLTLNLAGYWYKLKDLQINKTIGGGPTGYTTIFENAARTEAKGVEIEWMLRPMHRVRLSGGLSYTDSKYKDFLTLDPLDPRNVSQPGQPAYNPVTNPDPTAFGAPCVDGSANVGGCQIQLAGNRTRNSPKWSYNVHGELDLVDHSDMGTVTLSGDMSGKSTIYFTEFNRLSEGAKAFTLFDAALRWTSNKEDVTASLWIKNIADTLRASSTFAISTGRVIGATWLPPRTYGFTLGYRY; encoded by the coding sequence ATGACCTTATCGGCGTCTGCCATGGCGCTTGCCATGGCGCATACGGCGGTGGCGCAAGACAATGGCTCCGCCGACAACGGCTATAATGAAATCATCGTGACGGCGCAAAAGCGCGCGCAATCATTGCAGGATGTCAGCGTCGCGGTATCCGCCATTGGTGCCGACACGCTGGCCAATGCCGGGATCAGCAACCTGCAGGATATGCAGCAGCTGGTGCCATCTGTCACCTTCGGCAACGACTTTAACCAGGCAAAGGTCTTCATCCGCGGTGTAGGCGCCAATACGTCGACCACCGGCAGCAGCACCGGCGTCGCGCTCCATGTCGATGGCGCCTATGTCGCCCGCGCGGAAGCGCAACTGACCTCCCTCTTCGACGTCGAGCGCGTCGAGGTGCTGCGCGGCCCGCAGGGTAGCCTTTACGGCCGTAACGCCGTCGGTGGCTCGATCAATATCATCACGGCCAAGCCCACAGACAGGCTGAGCGGCTATGCACGCCTCAGCTACGGCAACTATCAGGCGCTCACGACGGAGGCCGCGGTTTCCGGCCCAGTCGCCGACTGGCTGCGCTTGCGCCTCGCAGCTAAGAGCGAAGTCCGCGATGGCTATGGCAAGGATCCGTTCAACAACTGGGACGTCGACGATCTCAATCGCAAGATGGTGCGCGGCCAGGCCCAAATCCTTTTTTCCGAAAAAGCGGACCTGCTGCTCTCGGCGGAATATTTCCGTCAGGACGATAATAGCGGCGCGGTCCATTATTATGGCGACGCCTTTCCGGGAGTCGCGCGCCTCGCGCCCCTTGGCCCGGCCGGCATTGCGACCAAACCACGCGACCTGGGCAGCGATGAGCCGCCCTCGGTCAACACCAAGAGCCAGTCCTATACCGCGACCTTCAACTGGGAATTCAGTGACGCCTTCTCCATCACCAATGTCGCAAATTACCGCGATTTCAAGACCCAGCTAATTCAGGATCTCGATATTTCAGCGGTAGTCAACCGGCTGCCGACCGCTACGACCGTGCAAACGCGGACGATCAATTCGAAGCAATGGAGCAACGAATTTCAGGTCAAATATGACAGCGACATCGTCAACGGCGTCGTCGGTCTCTATTATTTCGGCGAGCATCAGCGACCGCGCGACCAGGTCGGCCTGACGTCCTCCTATGGCATGGCCAGCAATATCGGCTTTCTCGCGACGCGACCGACCATCATCGACGGCAAGGTCGCGGCACCGGGTTCGATCGGCCTCGCCTATGCCGATTATCTGTGCGGCTTTTCCGATGGCGTTGCGCCTAACCGTGTGTGCCTGCGCTCGCGGCTCAATACCGAAGCCTGGGCAGCGTTCGGTCAGCTCAATTTCGACCTGGAAAAAGCGATCGGCCTCAATAATCTGACACTGAAACTGGGCGGCCGTTTCAGTCATGAAAAGGTATCGACCGCCAATATGTCGGTCGTCATGACGGCCAACGCCAATCCGGCCGTAGGGTCGGTGCTGGCCTACACCGATGCGCCTTACACCGAAGGCGGCACCTACCGGCAGAAGACGTTCAAGGATTTCACCCCGGAAATCGGCCTTAACTGGCAACCGAACGGCAATACGCTGCTTTATTATACCTATTCCGAAGGCTTCAAGGCCGGATCGGGCGAGAACGCCGCGGGCAGCTCGACGATCGTGAAGCCGGAAAAGATGAAGAACCATGAAGTCGGCGCGAAACTCGACCTGTTCGATCGCATGTTGACCCTCAATCTCGCGGGCTATTGGTACAAGCTGAAGGATCTGCAGATCAACAAGACGATCGGCGGCGGCCCTACCGGCTACACGACGATCTTCGAAAATGCCGCGAGGACCGAAGCGAAAGGTGTCGAGATCGAGTGGATGCTGCGGCCGATGCATCGGGTCCGCCTATCGGGTGGCCTGTCCTATACAGATAGTAAATATAAGGATTTTCTGACGCTCGATCCGCTGGATCCGCGCAATGTCTCACAGCCGGGGCAGCCGGCCTATAACCCCGTCACCAACCCCGACCCCACTGCTTTTGGTGCGCCCTGCGTCGACGGCAGCGCGAATGTCGGCGGGTGCCAGATACAGTTGGCGGGCAACCGCACCCGCAACTCACCGAAATGGTCCTATAATGTTCATGGTGAACTGGATCTTGTCGATCATAGCGACATGGGCACGGTCACTCTGTCGGGCGACATGTCGGGCAAGAGCACCATCTATTTCACCGAATTCAATCGTCTGAGCGAGGGCGCCAAGGCCTTCACGCTGTTCGACGCGGCGTTGCGCTGGACCTCCAACAAGGAGGACGTCACGGCGTCGTTGTGGATCAAGAATATCGCGGACACGCTTCGGGCCAGTTCCACCTTCGCGATCTCCACCGGGCGCGTCATCGGCGCCACCTGGCTGCCGCCGCGGACCTACGGATTCACGCTCGGCTACCGCTACTGA
- a CDS encoding MFS transporter, translated as MTQVRAIAHRGRWAIAAMITVAIAISYLDRQTLPWAIKYIEADIPIGNQTKAVLDSAFLATYGLMYLGGGWLLDRVGTRRGFLAIMIFWSLACASHGLAGGIAALVVSRLLLGVGEGGGFPAATRAIAEWFPAQRRAAAMGLVNAGTAVGAVIAPPLIAGILAYGDWFGLSSWRWVFFVTGAFGLGWALWWFATYRTPPVVDSDTHEADGPAPTIAMLLARREVRGLVAAKFLSDGAWYFYLFWLPKYLFEAHGFDLKQAATIGWIPYAASGVGSLCGGWLSSRLLSSGRSVNAARKIALGLSATCMPWVMLAPTTGSIAAIIAIFSLAFFGQQSWSTLVMTLPTDLAPRSALGRLAGLVGLGGAFGGIVMGQAAGWALDAGLGYTPVLTVAATLHLIAFALICLAIPRISRLTFMRKAVP; from the coding sequence ATGACACAGGTGCGGGCAATAGCGCATCGGGGGCGCTGGGCGATTGCGGCGATGATTACCGTCGCCATCGCCATCAGCTATCTCGATCGGCAGACTCTGCCCTGGGCGATCAAATATATCGAGGCCGACATTCCGATCGGCAACCAGACCAAGGCCGTCCTCGATTCCGCCTTCCTCGCCACCTATGGCCTCATGTATCTGGGCGGCGGCTGGCTGCTCGATCGGGTGGGGACGCGCCGGGGCTTTCTGGCGATCATGATCTTCTGGTCGCTCGCCTGCGCCAGCCATGGGTTGGCGGGCGGCATCGCAGCGCTGGTGGTCAGCCGGTTGCTGCTGGGGGTGGGCGAAGGCGGCGGCTTTCCGGCGGCGACCCGCGCCATCGCCGAATGGTTTCCGGCGCAGCGTCGCGCTGCCGCCATGGGGCTGGTCAATGCCGGGACCGCGGTCGGCGCGGTGATTGCCCCGCCGCTGATCGCAGGCATATTGGCCTATGGCGACTGGTTCGGCCTGTCGAGCTGGCGCTGGGTCTTCTTTGTTACCGGCGCTTTCGGGCTGGGTTGGGCGCTCTGGTGGTTCGCGACCTATCGCACGCCGCCGGTCGTGGACAGCGACACGCATGAAGCAGACGGCCCCGCCCCGACCATCGCGATGCTGCTGGCGCGCCGGGAAGTGCGCGGCCTGGTCGCCGCCAAGTTCCTGAGCGACGGCGCCTGGTATTTCTACCTTTTCTGGCTGCCCAAATATCTGTTCGAGGCACATGGCTTCGACCTGAAGCAGGCTGCGACCATCGGCTGGATACCCTATGCCGCCTCCGGCGTGGGCAGTCTGTGCGGCGGCTGGCTGTCCAGCCGCCTCCTCTCCTCGGGCCGGTCAGTCAACGCCGCGCGCAAGATCGCCCTGGGGCTTAGCGCCACCTGTATGCCCTGGGTCATGCTCGCCCCCACGACCGGGTCGATCGCGGCGATCATCGCGATCTTCAGCCTCGCCTTCTTCGGACAGCAAAGCTGGTCGACGCTGGTCATGACCCTGCCGACCGATCTCGCGCCACGCAGCGCGCTTGGCCGTCTCGCTGGCCTCGTCGGCCTGGGTGGCGCGTTCGGCGGCATCGTCATGGGGCAGGCGGCCGGCTGGGCGCTCGACGCCGGGCTTGGCTACACGCCGGTGCTGACCGTCGCGGCGACCCTGCACCTGATCGCCTTCGCGCTGATCTGCCTCGCCATTCCCCGAATTTCACGTCTCACCTTCATGCGAAAGGCCGTTCCTTGA
- a CDS encoding FAD-dependent oxidoreductase, whose product METIGRDLNEMQRVPLADDHVEALRAAGASATYPADSYIVQPGDPVDCFVYVEDGEIEVVDAFTGARYGSSTLGPAQFMAEISFLSGGVWTMPMRAVRDTQVIEVPRAAMLRLMAEMPEMSDIIITVLSARRRRQLDNRDGTLVLIGEEDDRDIRCIAEFASRNRLPFASHAIGSPEAERVARSCAIAIGQPAVIFGRDRVIAQPTPHKVAELLGLNRDVAQCEAFDVLIVGGGPAGVAAGVYAGAEGLNALVVEDIAIGGQAGTSSRIENYMGFPTGISGADLLWRGEVQAMKFGTRFVMPRRVERLERLDSGQFCATFDNGHQVRAGAVVVATGVQYRRLPIARFAEFEGAGIYYAATENEARYCSGAEAIVIGGGNSAGQAAMYLSRSADHVRLLVRGTSLATSMSHYLSSRLEADPKISIEYETHIVALHGLQTLDGVTIQKEGTAPRTMPVCAMFVMVGAAPNTQWLTGLVTLDDKGFVMTGDAVDAGSPYATSCPGIFAVGDVRSGSVKRVASSVGEGSVVISKVWDFLNG is encoded by the coding sequence ATGGAAACCATCGGCCGCGACCTTAATGAGATGCAGCGCGTGCCGCTGGCCGACGATCATGTCGAAGCCCTGCGCGCGGCTGGCGCGTCGGCAACCTACCCGGCGGACAGTTATATCGTCCAGCCCGGCGATCCGGTCGATTGCTTCGTCTATGTCGAGGATGGCGAGATCGAGGTTGTCGATGCCTTTACGGGCGCGCGTTACGGCTCGTCCACTCTTGGTCCGGCGCAATTCATGGCAGAGATATCCTTCCTGAGCGGCGGCGTCTGGACGATGCCGATGCGGGCCGTGCGCGATACGCAGGTGATCGAGGTGCCGCGTGCCGCCATGTTGCGGCTGATGGCCGAGATGCCGGAGATGTCCGATATCATCATCACGGTCCTGTCGGCCCGGCGACGGCGCCAGCTCGACAATCGGGACGGCACGCTGGTGCTGATCGGTGAGGAAGACGACCGCGATATTCGCTGCATTGCCGAATTTGCCAGCCGCAACCGCCTGCCTTTCGCGTCCCATGCCATCGGGTCACCGGAAGCGGAACGGGTTGCAAGGAGTTGCGCCATAGCGATCGGCCAGCCCGCGGTGATCTTCGGCCGCGATCGGGTGATCGCACAGCCTACGCCGCACAAGGTGGCGGAACTGCTGGGCCTTAATCGGGATGTTGCCCAATGTGAGGCGTTCGACGTGCTGATCGTCGGCGGCGGTCCGGCAGGTGTCGCGGCGGGTGTCTATGCCGGCGCGGAAGGGCTGAATGCCCTCGTCGTCGAGGATATCGCGATCGGCGGCCAGGCGGGTACATCGAGCCGGATCGAAAATTATATGGGCTTTCCGACCGGCATTTCCGGCGCCGACCTTCTATGGCGGGGCGAAGTCCAGGCGATGAAGTTCGGCACGCGATTCGTCATGCCCCGCCGGGTCGAACGCTTGGAACGGCTGGACAGCGGCCAATTCTGCGCGACATTCGACAATGGGCATCAGGTGCGGGCGGGGGCGGTCGTCGTGGCGACCGGAGTACAATATCGACGCCTTCCCATCGCCCGTTTTGCGGAGTTTGAAGGTGCCGGCATCTATTATGCGGCCACCGAGAATGAAGCGCGCTATTGCAGCGGCGCTGAGGCGATCGTCATAGGCGGCGGCAATTCCGCGGGGCAGGCGGCCATGTACCTCAGCCGTTCGGCCGATCATGTCCGCCTCTTGGTCCGGGGTACGTCGCTCGCCACATCCATGTCCCACTATCTGTCGAGCCGCCTGGAGGCCGACCCCAAGATCAGCATCGAATATGAAACCCATATTGTCGCGTTGCATGGATTGCAGACACTCGACGGGGTGACGATCCAGAAGGAGGGCACCGCCCCCCGCACCATGCCGGTCTGCGCCATGTTTGTCATGGTCGGCGCCGCCCCCAATACGCAGTGGCTGACAGGACTTGTCACCCTGGATGACAAGGGCTTCGTCATGACGGGCGACGCGGTGGATGCCGGCTCGCCCTATGCCACCTCCTGCCCGGGCATTTTTGCGGTCGGCGATGTCCGTTCTGGCTCGGTCAAGCGGGTGGCGTCTTCGGTTGGCGAGGGGTCGGTCGTCATCTCGAAGGTCTGGGACTTTCTGAACGGCTAG
- a CDS encoding NAD(P)-dependent oxidoreductase: protein MMNRKVAVLGLGLMGGGMARQLLGAGFDVAVWNRSPDKAAALGEAGARIATTPADAAAGAAIVIAMLADDSVSDTVWTGAHGALAAMSPDSIAIDSSTLTDIWVTTLADLAAKYGVRFLEAPVTGSRDQAAQGALRFLVGGDPATLADARPVFEAMGSAIVHLGPVGSAATVKLANNFLCGVQAASLAEAIALLEKRGLDIEQAMAILTDGAPGSPMVKGVGRRMLDRDYAPHFLVPLMAKDLGYAAQALADVGIISAMAQAARQCFVEAAAAGEGHRDIAAIVEPLRKI from the coding sequence ATGATGAACAGGAAAGTGGCCGTTCTCGGCTTGGGTCTGATGGGCGGGGGCATGGCGCGGCAATTGCTGGGGGCGGGCTTCGATGTGGCGGTCTGGAACCGCAGCCCCGACAAGGCGGCGGCGCTGGGCGAAGCTGGCGCAAGGATCGCGACCACGCCCGCCGATGCAGCGGCGGGTGCGGCCATCGTCATCGCCATGCTCGCCGACGACAGCGTGTCAGATACTGTATGGACCGGTGCGCACGGTGCGCTCGCGGCGATGAGTCCTGATTCAATAGCTATCGATTCCAGTACGTTAACTGATATATGGGTGACGACACTGGCCGATCTTGCGGCAAAGTACGGCGTCCGTTTCCTCGAAGCCCCCGTCACCGGCAGTCGCGATCAGGCGGCGCAAGGCGCCTTGCGCTTTCTGGTCGGTGGCGACCCAGCGACGCTGGCAGATGCCCGCCCGGTTTTCGAGGCCATGGGCAGTGCGATCGTCCATCTCGGCCCGGTCGGCAGCGCCGCGACGGTGAAGCTCGCCAACAACTTCCTGTGCGGCGTTCAAGCGGCCAGCCTGGCCGAAGCCATCGCTCTGTTGGAAAAACGCGGACTGGACATCGAACAGGCGATGGCGATCCTCACCGATGGCGCCCCTGGCAGTCCGATGGTGAAAGGCGTGGGTCGCCGGATGCTCGACCGCGACTATGCGCCGCATTTCCTCGTCCCGTTGATGGCCAAGGATCTGGGCTACGCCGCGCAAGCGCTCGCCGATGTCGGCATCATCTCCGCCATGGCCCAGGCCGCAAGGCAATGTTTCGTGGAGGCGGCCGCTGCCGGCGAGGGGCATCGCGACATAGCGGCGATCGTGGAGCCGCTCCGGAAAATCTGA
- a CDS encoding GH39 family glycosyl hydrolase has product MTISRVIASLSVLVALPQGAGAQDARQVAISVDAGKAVGKLPPVWRFFGADEPNYATMKDGRKLLIELGELKKGQVYFRAHNLLSSGDGTAAFKWGSTNAYTETKDGKPVYNWAIVDGIIDAYLAEGIRPYLQIGFTPEAMANAPAGTPYRHSWRPGFAYNLIATGWTYPPKDYEKWAELIHQWTLHNIERYGRAEVEKWYFEVWNEPNSPFYWSASPEEFYKLHDYAIAAVRKALPTARVGGPDVAGPGGTFMDGFLKHVSSGKNYATGETGTPTDFLSFHAKGKPTFVDGHVRMGIATHLRETDGGFTKVLSIPSLAGKPVVIGESDPEGCAACPGPANAYRNGTMYSSYTAASFARIWELAERRKVNLEGVVSWSFEFEDQPWFAGYRQLSTNGVDLPVLNVFRLFAQLGETKLATTNDAQVPLDVLMKNGVQGDADIGSIATRTADGKVALLVWHYHDDDVAGPDAQIRLSLNGIKGKPAQAKLWRVDGDHANAFSAWKKMGSPQSPNQDQYKQLEAASVMHAETLPVATGQRGGASVDLRLPRQGVALIVIDGQ; this is encoded by the coding sequence ATGACGATTTCCAGGGTGATCGCTTCGCTGTCCGTGCTGGTGGCGCTGCCGCAAGGCGCCGGGGCGCAGGACGCAAGACAGGTCGCGATCAGCGTGGACGCGGGCAAGGCCGTGGGCAAGCTGCCGCCCGTCTGGCGCTTCTTCGGCGCGGACGAACCCAATTATGCGACCATGAAGGATGGCCGCAAATTGCTGATCGAACTGGGTGAATTGAAAAAGGGTCAGGTCTATTTCCGCGCCCATAATCTTTTGAGCAGTGGCGATGGCACGGCCGCCTTCAAATGGGGCAGCACCAACGCCTATACCGAGACGAAGGATGGCAAGCCGGTCTATAACTGGGCGATCGTAGACGGCATCATCGACGCCTATCTGGCGGAGGGCATCCGCCCCTATCTCCAGATCGGCTTCACCCCCGAAGCGATGGCCAACGCCCCGGCGGGCACACCCTATCGCCATAGCTGGCGTCCCGGCTTCGCCTATAATCTGATCGCCACCGGCTGGACCTATCCGCCAAAGGATTATGAAAAATGGGCGGAGCTGATCCATCAATGGACGCTCCACAATATCGAACGCTATGGCCGGGCCGAGGTCGAGAAATGGTATTTCGAGGTCTGGAACGAACCCAACAGCCCCTTCTACTGGAGCGCCAGTCCCGAGGAATTCTACAAGCTGCACGACTATGCCATCGCCGCCGTGCGCAAGGCGCTGCCCACCGCGCGCGTCGGGGGGCCGGACGTCGCGGGGCCGGGCGGCACCTTCATGGACGGATTCCTGAAGCACGTCTCTTCCGGCAAAAATTATGCGACCGGTGAAACCGGCACGCCGACGGACTTCCTGTCCTTCCATGCCAAGGGCAAGCCGACCTTCGTCGACGGCCATGTCCGCATGGGCATCGCCACCCATCTGCGCGAAACCGATGGCGGCTTTACCAAGGTGCTGTCGATCCCCTCGCTCGCCGGCAAGCCGGTCGTGATCGGCGAGAGCGACCCTGAAGGCTGCGCCGCTTGTCCGGGGCCGGCCAACGCCTATCGCAACGGCACCATGTATAGCAGCTACACGGCGGCCAGCTTCGCGCGCATCTGGGAACTGGCCGAAAGGCGGAAGGTCAATCTGGAAGGCGTCGTGTCCTGGTCCTTCGAATTTGAGGATCAGCCCTGGTTTGCGGGCTATCGCCAGCTATCGACCAATGGCGTCGACCTGCCGGTGCTCAACGTCTTCCGCCTGTTCGCGCAACTGGGCGAAACCAAGCTGGCCACGACCAACGATGCGCAGGTACCACTGGACGTGCTGATGAAGAATGGGGTGCAGGGGGATGCCGATATCGGCTCCATCGCCACCCGCACCGCCGATGGCAAGGTCGCGCTGCTCGTCTGGCATTATCATGACGACGATGTCGCCGGGCCGGACGCCCAGATCCGGCTCAGCCTGAACGGGATCAAGGGCAAGCCAGCGCAGGCCAAGCTGTGGCGGGTCGATGGCGATCATGCCAACGCCTTTTCGGCCTGGAAAAAGATGGGATCACCCCAGTCGCCCAATCAGGACCAGTATAAGCAACTGGAGGCCGCTTCGGTGATGCACGCGGAAACGCTGCCCGTCGCGACGGGCCAGCGCGGTGGCGCCAGCGTCGATCTGCGTCTGCCGCGTCAGGGCGTCGCCCTGATCGTCATCGACGGCCAGTAA
- a CDS encoding DUF3142 domain-containing protein produces MALLVAMMLGGCQRQAANDATTVNPAAYDAFYLWPGVHPDKTLQPKTVYLLDGEVRRGGLSRLERLRMGVPRLSGKTVWLVVRADRLDWNETTYAAIFDDLNRWREAGNRVAGLQIDFDAATRGIDTYETFLRDLRQRLPRSWRLSITGLMDWSAHGDPQALAGLARIIDEVVIQTYQGRTTIAGYEDYFRRMEGFPIPFRVAIVEGGQWVAPSMLARQPQFRGYVVFLLSPARSAE; encoded by the coding sequence ATGGCGCTGCTGGTGGCCATGATGCTGGGCGGTTGCCAGCGTCAGGCGGCGAATGACGCAACCACCGTTAACCCGGCGGCCTATGACGCCTTTTACCTCTGGCCAGGCGTCCATCCGGACAAGACTTTGCAGCCGAAGACGGTCTATCTGCTCGACGGAGAAGTGCGCCGCGGTGGATTGTCCCGTCTGGAGCGGCTGCGCATGGGCGTTCCCCGCCTTTCCGGCAAGACGGTCTGGCTGGTGGTCCGGGCGGATCGGCTCGACTGGAACGAAACCACCTACGCGGCCATTTTTGACGATCTCAACCGCTGGCGAGAGGCAGGCAATCGCGTCGCGGGCCTCCAGATCGATTTCGATGCCGCCACGCGGGGCATCGACACATATGAGACTTTCCTGCGCGACCTGCGCCAGCGCCTGCCGCGTTCTTGGCGACTGTCGATTACGGGGCTGATGGACTGGAGCGCGCATGGCGATCCGCAAGCGCTGGCAGGCCTCGCCCGCATCATTGATGAGGTGGTGATACAGACCTATCAGGGACGCACGACAATTGCAGGCTACGAAGATTATTTCCGACGGATGGAGGGCTTTCCCATTCCCTTCCGGGTCGCGATTGTCGAAGGTGGACAATGGGTTGCGCCATCGATGCTTGCCAGACAGCCCCAATTTCGCGGCTATGTGGTGTTCCTGCTGTCGCCGGCCCGATCTGCCGAATAA
- a CDS encoding L-rhamnonate dehydratase, translated as MKITEIRTRVVQWEGETVPLPPHFCTNPMDIVSPMLSPETMGTFTFHGWLIVEIFTDAGLVGIGNAALAPLVTKQMIDQYLSPLLIGQNPWDSEFLWQHMYRKTMAFGRKGVALVAISALDIAIWDLMGKAAKQPVFRLLGGRTKAKIPVYASRLYSIPLNELAQEAAAYKAQGYKAMKLRFGWGPIDGAAGMARNVELIRTVRETVGDEIDIMADAYMGWSLDYAKRMMRLIEPFNLRWLEEAIIPDDINGYHELRRFGTTPIAAGEHEFTSYGFRQMIEAKALDYFQFDTNRVGGITAARKIQALAEAYSIPVVPHAGQMHNYHVVMASLNSPIAEYFPMVDVEVGNELFWYIFKGEPQAVDGHIDLDDNLPGLGLAIDEAALSRFKVIG; from the coding sequence TTGAAAATCACCGAAATCCGCACCCGCGTCGTCCAGTGGGAAGGCGAGACCGTGCCGCTGCCACCGCATTTCTGCACGAACCCGATGGATATCGTCTCGCCGATGCTGTCGCCCGAGACGATGGGCACCTTCACCTTCCATGGCTGGCTGATCGTGGAAATCTTCACGGACGCAGGTCTGGTCGGCATCGGCAACGCCGCGCTCGCGCCGCTCGTCACCAAGCAGATGATCGACCAGTATCTCAGCCCCCTGCTGATTGGCCAGAACCCGTGGGACAGCGAGTTCCTGTGGCAGCACATGTATCGCAAGACCATGGCGTTCGGGCGCAAGGGCGTGGCGCTGGTCGCGATCTCCGCGCTCGACATCGCGATCTGGGACTTGATGGGCAAGGCTGCCAAACAACCCGTGTTTCGCCTGCTGGGTGGCCGGACCAAGGCGAAGATCCCGGTCTATGCCAGCCGCCTCTATTCGATCCCGCTCAATGAGCTGGCGCAGGAAGCCGCCGCCTACAAGGCGCAAGGTTATAAGGCGATGAAGCTGCGCTTCGGCTGGGGGCCGATCGACGGGGCCGCGGGCATGGCGCGCAACGTGGAATTGATCCGCACCGTGCGCGAAACCGTGGGCGACGAAATCGACATCATGGCGGACGCCTATATGGGCTGGAGCCTGGACTATGCCAAACGCATGATGCGCCTGATCGAGCCCTTCAACCTGCGCTGGCTGGAGGAGGCGATCATCCCCGACGACATCAACGGCTATCATGAATTGCGCCGCTTCGGCACGACGCCGATCGCGGCGGGCGAACATGAGTTCACCAGCTACGGCTTCCGCCAGATGATCGAGGCCAAGGCGCTCGACTATTTCCAGTTCGACACCAACCGCGTGGGCGGCATCACCGCCGCCCGCAAGATTCAGGCGCTGGCTGAGGCCTATTCCATCCCCGTCGTCCCCCATGCCGGGCAGATGCATAATTATCATGTCGTGATGGCCAGCCTGAACAGCCCCATCGCCGAATATTTCCCGATGGTCGATGTGGAGGTCGGCAACGAACTTTTCTGGTATATCTTCAAGGGCGAGCCACAGGCAGTGGACGGCCATATCGATCTGGACGACAACCTCCCCGGTCTGGGTCTCGCCATCGACGAGGCCGCTCTCTCGCGCTTCAAGGTGATCGGATGA